A stretch of the Rhinoderma darwinii isolate aRhiDar2 chromosome 3, aRhiDar2.hap1, whole genome shotgun sequence genome encodes the following:
- the PURA gene encoding transcriptional activator protein Pur-alpha — translation MADRDSGSEQGGAAMSSGGSSLHPASGIGGSALQHETQELASKRVDIQNKRFYLDVKQNAKGRFLKIAEVGAGGNKSRLTLSMSVAVEFRDYLGDFIEHYAQLGPSNPDMAQDEPRRALKSEFLVRENRKYYMDLKENQRGRFLRIRQTVNRGPGLGSTQGQTIALPAQGLIEFRDALAKLIDDYGVEEEPAELPEGTSLTVDNKRFFFDVGSNKYGVFMRVSEVKPTYRNSITVPYKVWAKFGHTFCKYAEEMKKIQEKQREKRASEQQQEEAHGDDADDD, via the coding sequence ATGGCGGATAGAGACAGTGGAAGCGAGCAAGGAGGAGCGGCTATGAGTTCCGGTGGCAGCTCGTTACACCCGGCCTCAGGAATCGGGGGCTCTGCTCTGCAGCACGAAACCCAGGAGCTGGCCTCTAAGCGCGTGGACATTCAGAACAAACGCTTCTACTTGGACGTTAAGCAAAACGCTAAGGGCCGCTTCCTAAAGATAGCGGAGGTCGGGGCTGGAGGCAATAAGAGCCGGCTGACCCTGTCCATGTCCGTGGCGGTGGAGTTCCGCGACTACCTGGGGGATTTTATCGAACACTACGCGCAGTTAGGACCCAGCAACCCCGACATGGCGCAGGACGAGCCCAGGCGAGCGCTCAAGAGCGAGTTCTTAGTCCGGGAGAACCGAAAGTACTACATGGACCTGAAGGAGAACCAGAGAGGCCGCTTCCTGAGGATCCGCCAGACGGTGAACCGCGGGCCAGGCCTGGGCTCCACACAGGGTCAGACCATCGCTCTTCCAGCGCAAGGACTGATCGAGTTCCGTGATGCTCTGGCGAAGCTGATCGACGACTACGGGGTGGAGGAGGAGCCCGCTGAATTACCCGAGGGCACTTCCTTGACTGTGGACAACAAGCGCTTTTTCTTCGATGTTGGCTCCAATAAGTACGGGGTGTTCATGCGGGTGAGCGAGGTGAAGCCCACGTACCGCAACTCCATCACCGTCCCGTACAAAGTGTGGGCCAAATTCGGGCATACTTTCTGCAAATACGCCGAGGAGATGAAGAAGATCCAGGAGAAGCAGAGGGAAAAACGCGCCTCCGAGCAGCAGCAGGAAGAGGCCCACGGGGACGACGCCGACGACGATTGA